The Primulina tabacum isolate GXHZ01 chromosome 1, ASM2559414v2, whole genome shotgun sequence genome contains the following window.
CGTGGACGATTGAGATTCACCTCGTAAATTGAAATGGGTATATGAAAAGACGTATGAGGATATCGAGGAGACGGGAATCATTATTACTTCGGAATATGAAACGATTTTTCGGCGGTATAAATGCTAAAAGCACAGGTAATAATGATACCCTTTGGACTACCCGAGAATACTAAACGACACAATATTCAGAACCCGGGAGATTTGAGGCCCCGGTATCTTATTCAGAACTCGGGAGATTTGAGGCCCCGGTACCTTATTCAGAGCCCGGGATATTTGAAGACCCCGATGCTCTCAACACACTCAGAAATTCAACAAATGTACAACTATGactaatcgggacagcgagtcaaaactctagcccgactattttagggatgggtggtgatactCCCATAAGGATCCGGGTCTTAATGACCCGGGTACCATCAAGAACCCGAGTACCACGAGGTTTCCCGAGTGATCACCAAGCAGCCCGGTCTCCCACTCAATCTCCCGGACACTTCTCCTCTTCCCGGGCCCTCATGCAAGTACCCGGGTAACCAACTACCCGGTCACCTCGAGAGTTGAACCAcactcgagtatgattgatacaggCAGTCTAATATGTCAGAACaacttgggcttggagtgtcctagaagccatcagaagctacaagtatgggcagccgacttgccatacttagtaggtggcacgagAATCGAGGTACTTaccccattttctactataaatagcatgtattaatgtcatttaagGATTCTGTATCTTTGAACTCTAAGCACTACatatattttctctcaaatattgcttgtgttcatcttcaactTGCTGACTTTAGTATCGGAGTGGCTacgtcggacacccctccggtgCCTATTCACGAGTTTCTTtgattgtttgcaggtgttatAATAGCCATTATCCTCATTCAAAGTTCCCAAACATTACAAATTGTTGATTTGATCCGTTGAAGCTTCTTGCCCGGCTCACCATTTCAGCGAGGTCACATCAACTATTTTCTCGAATGCTTCTTTCattcgataaatatttttgacatattcgatcattttttaattcttgaccTAGTAGGTTCCGTTGATTTGTTGGGCAACCAACTGAGAGTGTGAAAATATGTGAATTCTCCTGGCCCCACACTCTTGGTTGTTTGCAATACGACGAGGACATGTACTCACCAAATAGTTGTTTGTGAGCACGATAACATGATGTGTTGGAAAATAGGACCTTAGCTTCCGAGATATCATGAACAGAACGAGCGCCAATTTTTAACTCAATATGTGACCTCGGCGCATTTGAGGGCATGTGACACGTAGTATACGTTGGACATAATCTTGCAGTTTTACCAATACCGAGCTGACAGCCTCCTCAATGGCTGAAAGATACACCCACAATCGTTCTCACAAACCAGGATTGGTAATAACCATGATTTCAAACTGATATTGTTTTAACTCATCAAAAGCTTTGTCACATTCCAGGCTCCATTcaaatttctttattttttgcaAGGTGCGAAAGAAATACATACTTCGATGAGCTAACCTAGATATAAACTGAGGGAGGGTCGCGATCCTACCCTTTAATTGTTGTACTTCTTGTAAATTCCGAGGAGATACCATGTATTCAAATGTCTTCATCTTTTACAGGTTTGCATCAATCCCTATCCCATCCACCATGAATCTTAATAATTTCCCACTCTTTACTCCAAAAACATATTTTTGCGGATTTAACTTAAGCCGGTGGGACCTGAGCGGGTTGGAAGTCTCTTGAGGACTGGCCAGGAGACCCAAACAATATGCAGACTTTACCAATATATCATCCATATACTTCCACATTTGTTGGGCAAACACATCATCTATCGCTGATAGGTCACACATGCATTTTTTTGTTCACCACATAACATTAAGTCCTGTCAGAAGTGACAAAACTCACTTTGTTATGACATGCTTCAGCCAATGAGATTTGATGATAGGCTTGGTAGGCTTCCATAAAGCACAAATGTTTATGGTTACGGTGAAGTCTAGTAACTGATCTATCAGAGTCGGTATGTAGAATCTTTTGGATAAGCtttgttaaaattttgaaaataaatgcaCATTATCCACTTCCCCGAGAACATTGGACAACCAGGTATCCTTGATGTACACGCCTTCAAATAGTTCCTTTACCCCCTCTTTGATCACTTTATCTTTATCTGGAACAAATTGCCTTCAATTTTACTTGATAGGGTGAACCCCGGGCGAGACATTTAGATAATGTTCCCTAAGCTGGGATCAACACCACAGAGCTCCCCTGTAGACCAAGTGAACACCGCTAAATCGGTTTTGAAATATGGAAGGAGTTCCAATTTAACTTGCTCCTCCAGATAGGCCGCCACCTTCTCAAACTTCCCTTCCTCTCCCAACACTACCACCTCTTTTTCTCCTTCACCCAACATTTCCGATCTCATCCAAAAGATCCCAATCCAGCTAGTTAGTTTCaacaaacacaaaatgacaaccgATCATTAATGaactatttttttatgttatgtcCTCGCGAATAAAATCTATCAATTTCTTATATAAAAAGGTGgatattattgaattttattgcCTTAGAATATaaattagattttaaaaaaaagtcgTAAGTTTAACAGAAAAGTTAATTTATCTTTTTTGcaaatttttgtctttaaaTCCGGAATAATGAGCTATTATTGGATCCATATCTTGGCTCAAATAATTGTATTTGAACTAGATTCAAGTGGAACAGCCATCTTGATAattcttgtgcttgagttggaTTCGCCGCGTGCAGGTGGCAAGTGATTGTAAGCAGGGGTATAGCGGGCATGTTGATAAAAGTGGCAAGTTTTACTCTCGGCGTAGCTTTCATAGTTGGCCCGCATTGTGCAACCTATTTAACGGCTATTACCCACCAAATGTGTTATACCCGCTGGGGTCATTGCCATTACCCAAGAGGGACAACAAACAAAGAGCAAAGAAAAAGTCAACCTTGAATCACACATCAAAACACTATCCCCTTCAATGTTTAATTCAGTAGGCAACAAACAAAACAAGGTCATCTCTTCTCGTAATTTCATAGATTCATTCGGTCTGAATGCTACATGAAGAACATAAGCCAGATGACGGAACGGGAAGACCTAGGATGTAGAAGATCATACTATGAGTCATTCGGTAGATTTggattcatatatatatctaccAATGTGTTATTTCATTTTACTATATTTATAAGATCCATCTGTATAGATATCATCATCCACATCCAAAAAGTCATGCTTTGGAAGAAGCTTGTAAATTTTGGGAAGGGATTTTGATTGATCAAAAAGAGGAATCTacttcaactgataaaggaAGTGTCTGTTCGTTCATGTAAAGAGGGGAGCCAACCAAGCTTTCAATGCTGCTTAATTCATCATCACAGCAGTGTTCCTCACCCAACCCAGAGAATCTTATCAATTTCGGGATCTCTTGGAGGGGATCCTTCTATTTGTGAATCCCAACGACTTTGATTTGATGATAAGGGGTCTACCACCAACAAACCAAGGGCCCGAGTTTAGGACCGGGAGAGAAGCAAGTTTAGGACATGAGGTGGTGGATTCAAGAACACAATAAAATGAAATGAAAGTGATAATAGCTTGCACGTCGACAGATTGGGGGGTGGAACAAGTTAACAGATTGCATTACCATTGCAAGGTGCTCCACGAATCAATTACCCTAATCACGACTTCGACCACAATCAAATACTAAGTTCTCTTGTGCCCCAGATTTTATATCTGTACAGCTTTCACATCATTTATCCACCTCTTTCAAAGTTCAATCCATTTTCAGTAGTCACATTACATCATGTCAGCAATTTCACTCAATTGAGTCTCTGAACAATTTAATACAATCCTCAATAGGTTTCGGCGTAAATTTGTGATTATGTTCCTCTATAGAAAGCAACAATTACACCCAACAGCCTGTGAATGCTTTCGAAGAATAGCACATAAGATGCTATCAGGACATAAGAGGGTTGATGAATCCGACTACATCAATTGTTCCCGTCAGGGATTCAAACAAATACACATCAAAACACAAAACGAGGCAGGAGGTGATTTTTATAAACGCAACTCGATTCATCAAGCCCATAAAACAATATTAATCACCGGAAATTACACAAGATGCACATATAGAATCACTATTCCAATCACAAAGTACTCAGGTTGCTCCATTGTCCACTAAACCATATTATAGATTAATATTCACTTCCAGTTTCATAACTGAGATAATGGTCCACATATGTGATATAATTAAGCAAAAGAATTAATCTTTTATCGGACGAATAACATATGTAAGAAAGCTGCCCATGAAAAGTATACAAAGTAAACATGGCAAAATCATATCCACCTCAACTAAATCTCAGAAACAAGAGAAATACTCCTAAGATTGCCCCTTCTGCACTTCTCTTCCAAAGGTTTACAATTCAATCCACAACCGCATTGAGGACAAACATAAAAGTTATCGATCGGAAACTCAGCAGATGCAACCCCCACAGAAAACTCAAGATTTTCACCATTCCTCCTGACTTCCACAATATTTAACCAGAGAAAAAGTACTTTAACCCTGACCCCAGATAAATTAGTCAGCGTATCTTTGTATATATTACCACTGATTCTAGGATTGTACTTCAATTGATAAGATCCTTCCAAAGAAAAACTGCAAGAGCCGTTTAAATAGGCGTCGAATCTGCCAGACGACGGGTCAAGATCATAGtgggttatgccttttgggagGATGCCCACAGGAAAATCGTAGGACTGGAGCAATTCGTAGGCCGTGGGAGCGGTGGTGGTGGCAGCCACAGCGGAGAAAAAGATGAGAGAGAGTATGGTAAAAAAGCAAAGTCTTTGGTATTTTGACGGCATTCTCTGTATATTATTATTGATCCAACTCTAGTTTGTGGAAGGAGAAAGAAGATTACGAGCAAAAAACCAAGATTGTGCGATCAATTCAATCTGACGACGGCAATAAGGACGGATGAATTTGAGGAATGCCCAAAATTCGGAATCCTCGTATAAAAGAAAATCAATTGAAATCTGATTAGAGACAAATTCGGGGATCAGTGTTGATCTGAAAAACAAAGAATATGGGAACCCAACAAGTTGCGTTTTGTCTCTTGTAAATTAAATGGATTGGTTCGAGGAGTTGGCAGCTGCAAATTTGCAATATTAGCCAGACAGTCAACCTTTTGGGGGGAGTGTAGCACACGCGCTTCAAACGTacctcaaataaaaatattatatacattAAGTAAAATTCATTATAAAAGCTAATTCATGTTTATTTATCTGACAAATAATAGTTATTTCTGTAATAATAATCGATTTGTGTTATTATATACAATTTGACACTAATTTTTGCTTAcatctaaattttaaaaaatcttcgTAGAAAAAAGTGAACGTTTGaacaatatttattatttaatatttcgaATATCCGAACTCGAAAATCCAACCCGCGCTCACCCTTAGTTGGGATGACCTTATCAAAGTGCTTTTCGGTCAATGCAAAATCACTATTACAAGGATTATATGCATTCAAACAAATGATATTTACATGAGAAAAAGAGGAATGGTTTTAACAATCTTCACCTTTGTTGTGacgaaataaatatttaattgtgGAATTGGAGTGAAAA
Protein-coding sequences here:
- the LOC142545985 gene encoding uncharacterized protein At5g01610-like, whose protein sequence is MPSKYQRLCFFTILSLIFFSAVAATTTAPTAYELLQSYDFPVGILPKGITHYDLDPSSGRFDAYLNGSCSFSLEGSYQLKYNPRISGNIYKDTLTNLSGVRVKVLFLWLNIVEVRRNGENLEFSVGVASAEFPIDNFYVCPQCGCGLNCKPLEEKCRRGNLRSISLVSEI